One Sulfurospirillum tamanense DNA window includes the following coding sequences:
- a CDS encoding hybrid sensor histidine kinase/response regulator, with product MEDIQEILEDFLVEAFELIEQIDQDLVELEAKPDDLELLNRIFRVAHTVKGSSSFLNFDVLTRLTHHMEDVLNKARRAELKLTSEVMDVVLESIDMMKALLHGIRDHGNDVDVGIDIDDICVRLTAVSEGDEIPAAGEAFIDPAPSSQMVEETEEEVDVSALNDDEVEAEIERLLKLRKEEDRQRRAQKKQETPKESLKKESEEEAVVAKPVRASSSEERSAPAKKGATAVEQTIRVEVKRLDDLMNLIGELVLGKNRLIKIYDDVEERYEGEQFLEELNQVVSAISIVTTDLQIAVMKTRMLPIAKVFNKFPRMVRDLSRELGKSMDLEITGEDTELDKSIVEEIGDPLVHMIRNSCDHGIEDAATRAKMGKPEKGLIELKAYNEGNHIVIEITDDGKGLDPDILRSKAIEKGIITEREADSMSDKEAFALIFKPGFSMAKQVTNVSGRGVGMDVVRTNIEKLNGIIDIDSEIGRGTVMKLKIPLTLAIIQALLVGAQEEYYAIPLASVLETVRVPIDNIYTIEGKNVLRLRDEVLSLVRLSDVFGVKQVFEGGDMTYVVVIGLAESKLGVIVDTLVGQEEIVIKSMGDYLQGIEGIAGATIRGDGRVTLIVDVAALMEMAKGIKVDIRAAAKESLAHKSKPSDYKVLVVDDSKMDRNIMMKSMEPIGITPIEAANGLDALNIIKSGEHSIDAVLIDIEMPRMDGYTLAGEIRKYSKYKNLPLIAVTSRTSKSDRLRGVEVGMTEYITKPYSPEYLESVVRKNIKLSE from the coding sequence ATGGAAGATATTCAAGAAATTCTCGAAGATTTTTTGGTCGAAGCCTTTGAGCTGATTGAGCAAATTGACCAAGATTTGGTGGAGTTAGAGGCCAAGCCTGATGATTTAGAACTGCTTAATCGTATTTTTCGCGTAGCGCACACCGTCAAGGGATCTTCGTCTTTTTTAAATTTTGACGTACTGACACGGTTGACGCATCACATGGAAGATGTTCTAAACAAAGCACGCCGTGCTGAACTAAAACTGACTTCCGAAGTCATGGACGTGGTGCTAGAATCCATCGATATGATGAAAGCCCTGTTGCATGGCATCCGAGATCACGGTAATGATGTGGATGTGGGTATTGACATCGATGACATCTGCGTACGTTTGACTGCCGTCTCTGAGGGCGATGAAATTCCAGCTGCAGGAGAGGCTTTCATTGATCCCGCTCCTTCCTCACAAATGGTTGAGGAGACGGAAGAAGAGGTAGATGTGTCTGCACTAAATGACGATGAAGTAGAGGCAGAAATTGAGCGTTTGCTTAAACTTCGTAAAGAAGAAGACAGACAGCGTCGTGCACAAAAAAAACAAGAAACACCCAAAGAGAGCTTAAAAAAAGAGTCCGAAGAAGAAGCTGTGGTTGCAAAACCTGTGCGAGCGAGTTCTTCTGAGGAGAGAAGTGCTCCTGCCAAAAAAGGTGCTACCGCTGTTGAGCAAACTATTCGCGTAGAAGTGAAGCGCTTGGATGATTTGATGAATCTCATTGGGGAATTGGTGCTTGGTAAAAACCGTCTCATTAAGATTTACGATGATGTGGAAGAGCGTTATGAGGGTGAGCAATTTTTAGAAGAACTTAACCAAGTGGTTTCAGCGATTTCTATCGTTACAACGGATTTGCAAATCGCGGTCATGAAAACACGCATGTTGCCTATTGCAAAAGTCTTTAATAAATTTCCCCGCATGGTGCGCGACCTTTCTCGTGAACTTGGCAAATCGATGGACCTTGAGATTACAGGGGAAGACACCGAACTAGACAAATCTATCGTAGAAGAGATTGGTGATCCTCTAGTGCATATGATTCGCAATTCATGTGATCATGGCATCGAAGATGCGGCCACGCGCGCCAAAATGGGCAAACCAGAAAAGGGACTTATTGAGCTAAAAGCTTATAATGAAGGTAACCATATTGTCATTGAAATTACTGACGATGGCAAGGGGTTAGACCCTGACATTTTACGCTCCAAGGCGATTGAAAAAGGCATTATTACTGAGCGTGAAGCTGATAGCATGAGCGATAAAGAAGCTTTTGCACTCATCTTTAAACCAGGCTTTTCCATGGCCAAGCAAGTCACCAACGTTTCGGGTCGTGGTGTAGGCATGGATGTGGTGCGCACCAATATTGAAAAACTTAATGGCATTATTGATATTGACAGTGAAATAGGGCGTGGCACGGTAATGAAGCTTAAAATCCCCCTTACGCTCGCGATCATTCAGGCGTTGCTAGTGGGTGCTCAAGAAGAATATTACGCGATTCCTTTGGCCTCAGTGCTTGAAACCGTGCGGGTTCCTATTGATAATATTTACACCATTGAGGGCAAAAACGTCTTGCGTTTACGGGATGAGGTGCTTTCTCTTGTCCGCCTTTCGGACGTATTTGGCGTGAAGCAAGTATTTGAGGGCGGCGATATGACCTATGTGGTGGTCATTGGTCTTGCTGAATCAAAACTTGGCGTTATTGTCGACACTTTGGTGGGCCAAGAAGAGATTGTCATTAAGTCTATGGGGGATTATTTACAGGGCATCGAAGGGATTGCAGGGGCAACCATTCGAGGGGATGGTCGCGTGACACTGATTGTGGATGTGGCGGCGTTGATGGAGATGGCTAAGGGCATTAAGGTTGACATTCGCGCAGCAGCCAAAGAGAGCTTGGCCCATAAGAGTAAACCAAGTGACTACAAAGTACTTGTGGTAGATGACAGTAAGATGGATCGCAATATCATGATGAAATCCATGGAGCCTATTGGTATTACGCCGATTGAGGCTGCTAATGGCCTTGATGCGCTTAATATCATCAAATCAGGTGAGCATAGTATTGATGCGGTGCTTATTGACATTGAAATGCCTCGCATGGACGGTTATACCTTAGCAGGAGAGATTCGTAAATACTCTAAGTATAAAAACCTACCTCTAATTGCTGTAACTTCGCGTACCTCAAAATCTGACCGGTTGCGCGGCGTTGAAGTGGGCATGACCGAGTATATTACTAAACCCTACTCTCCAGAATACCTAGAGAGTGTGGTGCGTAAAAATATCAAACTATCGGAGTAG
- a CDS encoding chemotaxis protein CheW, with product MNDKLNKILQKQQKQVTDPEAKSREEVIQLVGFIVSDEEYAIPMLNIQEIIKPLEYTRVPSVPDYVLGVFNLRGNVIPLIDLRKKFNLDSTKQSEDSRYIVMKGENNIAGFVIDRLTEAIRIRQDRIDPAPQTLHADKGMIYGIGKREDSILTILRVEALLKRDF from the coding sequence ATGAATGATAAATTAAATAAAATATTGCAAAAACAGCAAAAACAAGTGACAGACCCCGAAGCCAAAAGCCGCGAGGAAGTTATTCAGCTTGTAGGGTTTATTGTTAGTGATGAAGAGTATGCCATTCCGATGCTAAACATCCAAGAAATTATTAAGCCTCTAGAATACACGCGAGTGCCCAGCGTGCCTGATTATGTTCTTGGGGTCTTTAACCTGCGAGGAAATGTCATTCCACTCATAGATTTGCGTAAGAAATTTAACCTTGATTCGACCAAGCAAAGCGAAGATTCACGCTACATTGTTATGAAAGGGGAAAACAATATCGCAGGATTCGTGATTGACCGCTTAACGGAGGCTATTCGCATCCGCCAAGACCGCATCGACCCAGCACCCCAAACCCTTCATGCCGACAAAGGAATGATTTATGGTATTGGCAAACGCGAAGATAGCATTTTGACCATCTTGCGCGTGGAAGCACTGTTAAAACGCGACTTCTGA
- the serB gene encoding phosphoserine phosphatase SerB produces the protein MIKLCVFDFDSTLMDGETIDFFANAMGVGEEVSVITEKAMQGELDFFESLTRRVGLLRGLDVSRVNEICTSLPYMPNTKACIDDLKARGIKVVVFSGGFKSATNIAKEALGFDAHFSNTLHVKEGKLTGLVGGEMMFDTSKGEMLQALQALLHVKKEETMAVGDGANDRSMFAHAGTRVAFCAKPILKQAANVIVDHKDLNEILNHL, from the coding sequence ATGATAAAATTATGTGTTTTTGATTTTGACTCCACGTTGATGGATGGTGAAACCATTGACTTTTTTGCTAATGCGATGGGTGTTGGTGAAGAGGTGAGTGTTATTACTGAAAAAGCAATGCAAGGTGAGTTGGATTTTTTTGAATCACTTACACGTCGCGTGGGCCTTCTTCGAGGTTTGGACGTTTCTCGTGTTAATGAAATTTGTACATCCTTGCCCTATATGCCCAACACTAAAGCATGTATTGATGATCTAAAAGCTAGAGGTATTAAAGTGGTTGTGTTTAGTGGCGGTTTTAAGAGTGCTACAAACATAGCAAAAGAGGCGTTAGGATTTGATGCGCATTTTTCAAATACGTTACATGTAAAAGAGGGCAAGCTTACGGGTTTAGTGGGAGGTGAAATGATGTTTGACACCTCTAAAGGCGAAATGCTCCAAGCCCTTCAGGCTCTTTTGCATGTAAAGAAAGAAGAAACCATGGCAGTGGGCGATGGCGCCAATGACCGATCCATGTTTGCCCATGCAGGTACCCGTGTCGCCTTTTGTGCTAAACCCATTTTGAAGCAAGCAGCCAATGTTATTGTGGATCATAAAGATCTCAATGAAATTTTGAATCATCTGTAA
- a CDS encoding transaldolase, which produces MYLLNERFSLWCDFVEKEFLANGFLDLIKGGRINGATSNPSIFKSSFLTSPAYQESKKALEGKTPKEIYEALAIADIQQAAKVLLPQYKAGDDGFISIEVDPFLSNDAKGTIEEGKRLFNAIGMPNVMIKVPATKAGFEAMEALMGEGIHVNATLVFSPAQAKGCLDAFEAGVKACTKETPKGVISVFVSRFDRKLDSVLAQHAMAPFKVGVVNAMSVYRLVQERGLSHVRCLFASTGVKGEGVQSDYYVRALLFPNAINTAPLETLQSFLASGAKGAQEPLNEAQITAYFQEISNAGVVMDEVYESLMNEGLEAFHQAFRELLDALQ; this is translated from the coding sequence ATGTATTTACTAAACGAACGTTTTTCATTGTGGTGCGATTTTGTGGAAAAAGAGTTTTTAGCGAATGGGTTTTTGGATTTAATCAAAGGGGGAAGAATCAATGGCGCAACCAGCAACCCCTCTATCTTTAAAAGCTCTTTTTTAACCTCTCCCGCCTACCAAGAGAGCAAAAAAGCACTAGAAGGAAAAACACCCAAGGAGATTTACGAGGCCCTAGCCATTGCTGACATTCAACAAGCAGCTAAAGTGCTTTTGCCTCAGTATAAAGCTGGGGACGATGGCTTTATTAGTATTGAGGTAGATCCTTTTTTAAGTAATGATGCAAAAGGAACCATCGAAGAAGGAAAGCGTCTTTTTAATGCCATCGGTATGCCTAATGTGATGATAAAAGTACCTGCGACCAAGGCTGGCTTTGAAGCCATGGAGGCACTCATGGGCGAGGGGATTCATGTTAACGCCACTTTGGTGTTTTCCCCTGCGCAAGCCAAAGGTTGTCTGGATGCTTTTGAAGCAGGCGTCAAGGCATGTACTAAAGAGACACCAAAGGGTGTAATTAGTGTTTTTGTAAGCCGTTTTGACCGTAAGTTGGATAGCGTGTTGGCGCAACACGCTATGGCACCTTTTAAGGTGGGGGTAGTTAATGCTATGTCTGTTTACCGCCTGGTTCAAGAGCGCGGACTTTCTCATGTGCGCTGTTTGTTTGCAAGTACAGGCGTTAAGGGCGAAGGGGTGCAATCAGATTATTATGTGCGAGCCCTGCTTTTCCCTAATGCCATCAACACTGCTCCTCTTGAGACCCTTCAGTCCTTTTTGGCTTCAGGCGCCAAAGGGGCACAAGAGCCATTAAATGAGGCGCAAATAACCGCATATTTTCAGGAAATTTCTAACGCCGGGGTGGTGATGGATGAAGTGTATGAGTCCTTGATGAACGAAGGACTAGAAGCCTTTCATCAAGCCTTTCGCGAACTATTAGACGCCCTGCAATAA
- a CDS encoding type IV pilus twitching motility protein PilT, producing MALAEVNVSELTFEQTKKLKHYLARLIELGGSDLHVKTGSTVRGRINGEIVSFSDEILSHQEGLVLAKELLRSRFPELVAQKNIDFTFKLNEEYRFRVNLFFQVDGVSGVFRTIPSVLPTFESLKLPSIVEKFCGITRGIVLVTGPTGSGKTTTLASMINYINQTRKKHIITIEDPVEYVYKDDQCIINQRAIGQDALNFSDSLRAALREDPDVILVGEMRDLETVETALHAAETGHLVLSTLHTVDAKETINRIIGMFPGSEQNRIKMSLSSVLQGVVSQRLVRTKKGGRMAAVEVLVKNARIEALILEGRDGEILDAIKEGKEAYKSQSFDQALLELYAQGHISFQEALLNASSSSDLKMKLEFYDAQLEQENTTREEFYAQERVDTDILRLKL from the coding sequence ATGGCCCTAGCAGAAGTAAACGTTAGTGAATTGACCTTTGAGCAAACCAAGAAACTAAAGCATTACCTTGCTAGACTTATTGAACTGGGCGGAAGTGATTTACATGTAAAGACAGGTTCGACCGTGCGAGGTAGAATCAATGGGGAGATAGTCTCTTTTTCGGATGAGATATTAAGCCATCAAGAAGGGCTTGTGTTAGCCAAAGAGCTACTGCGCTCACGGTTTCCAGAACTTGTAGCACAGAAAAATATTGATTTTACGTTTAAACTCAATGAAGAGTACCGTTTTCGCGTTAATCTTTTTTTTCAAGTGGACGGTGTTTCAGGTGTTTTTCGGACTATCCCTTCAGTGCTCCCTACTTTTGAATCCTTAAAGCTTCCTTCAATCGTCGAGAAGTTTTGTGGTATAACACGCGGTATAGTGTTGGTAACTGGTCCTACAGGAAGCGGAAAAACAACTACATTAGCTTCTATGATTAACTATATCAACCAGACGCGTAAAAAACACATCATTACCATTGAAGACCCTGTAGAGTATGTGTACAAAGATGATCAATGTATTATTAATCAACGTGCCATCGGGCAAGATGCGTTGAATTTTTCTGACTCTTTGCGTGCGGCATTGCGAGAAGACCCCGATGTAATTTTGGTAGGGGAGATGCGTGATCTTGAAACCGTCGAAACCGCACTTCATGCGGCAGAAACAGGCCATCTTGTGCTCTCAACGCTCCACACAGTGGATGCCAAGGAGACCATCAACCGCATTATAGGCATGTTCCCAGGAAGCGAGCAAAATCGCATTAAAATGTCTCTCTCTTCTGTGTTGCAAGGGGTGGTTTCGCAGCGCTTGGTGCGTACAAAAAAAGGTGGACGTATGGCGGCCGTGGAAGTACTTGTTAAAAATGCACGCATAGAAGCATTGATCCTAGAAGGGCGTGATGGCGAAATTTTGGATGCCATCAAAGAAGGAAAAGAAGCCTATAAATCCCAAAGCTTTGACCAAGCTCTTCTAGAACTCTATGCTCAAGGCCATATTAGTTTTCAAGAAGCACTACTAAATGCCTCTTCATCTAGCGATTTGAAAATGAAACTGGAATTTTACGATGCTCAATTGGAGCAAGAGAATACAACACGAGAAGAGTTTTACGCGCAAGAGCGAGTAGATACTGATATTCTGCGTTTAAAACTTTAG
- a CDS encoding 50S ribosomal protein L25/general stress protein Ctc produces MLEGIIRESIEKKSTKALRRDGYLIANIYGKGFNNINAAFKENEFIKTVRKKETLAFPVKVGEQTLQVVIVEYQKDPITSRLVHVDLKVAQEGVVGKYMVPVKPVGTPIGLKNKGVLVQSKKRLSVRCKAENLPAFFPVDVSRLDVGDTILVRDMETPETVEMLDADRIAVLGVIKAK; encoded by the coding sequence ATGTTGGAAGGTATCATTAGAGAGAGTATCGAGAAAAAGAGCACTAAAGCTCTTAGACGAGATGGTTATCTAATTGCCAATATTTATGGCAAGGGATTTAACAATATCAATGCAGCGTTCAAAGAGAACGAGTTTATTAAAACCGTTCGCAAAAAAGAGACGTTAGCGTTCCCTGTCAAAGTGGGCGAACAGACATTGCAAGTCGTGATTGTAGAGTACCAAAAAGACCCCATTACAAGCCGTTTGGTGCACGTTGATTTAAAAGTTGCACAAGAGGGTGTCGTGGGTAAGTACATGGTTCCTGTTAAGCCTGTTGGTACCCCCATTGGTTTAAAAAATAAAGGCGTTTTAGTACAATCTAAAAAACGCTTAAGCGTACGCTGCAAAGCAGAAAATCTTCCTGCATTTTTTCCAGTAGACGTAAGCCGGCTTGATGTGGGCGATACAATTTTAGTACGCGACATGGAAACTCCTGAGACTGTCGAAATGTTAGACGCAGATCGCATTGCTGTTCTTGGGGTTATTAAAGCCAAATAA
- the pth gene encoding aminoacyl-tRNA hydrolase, whose amino-acid sequence MTLIVGLGNPTQTYANTRHNIGFMVIDALVGDHAVTSVSKPQFKGELFKSSQTLFLKPHTYMNLSGESVRAVCDYFKPDLVVVIHDDLDLDLGVVRFKTGGGHGGHNGLKSIDQHIGSAYFRMRLGIGKPAQKSAVVSYVLQGFKAEELPCLKQVISHGASAMVALQKSSPEEVTAAFTCKKGVCAP is encoded by the coding sequence GTGACTTTGATTGTGGGGCTCGGTAATCCCACACAAACGTATGCAAACACACGCCACAATATCGGATTTATGGTCATCGACGCTCTTGTTGGTGACCATGCCGTTACTTCTGTTTCCAAGCCCCAGTTTAAGGGCGAATTGTTTAAATCCTCTCAAACTCTTTTTTTAAAACCTCATACTTACATGAACCTTTCAGGTGAAAGCGTTCGGGCTGTGTGTGATTATTTTAAACCTGATTTGGTAGTAGTTATTCATGATGATTTGGATCTTGATTTAGGTGTGGTGCGCTTTAAAACGGGAGGCGGACACGGTGGGCATAACGGATTAAAATCAATTGACCAACACATTGGTTCGGCCTATTTTAGAATGCGTCTTGGCATTGGGAAGCCTGCCCAAAAAAGTGCGGTTGTTTCCTATGTTCTTCAAGGATTTAAGGCAGAAGAACTCCCTTGTCTTAAGCAAGTGATTAGTCATGGTGCATCCGCAATGGTTGCGCTTCAAAAAAGTTCTCCAGAAGAAGTCACAGCAGCGTTTACATGTAAAAAAGGAGTATGTGCACCATGA
- a CDS encoding LptF/LptG family permease, with protein sequence MTKLYQRYVGMVYLKNVVVIFVGLVFFYAGVDLITNVKDLPDSANLQLLYVALNALTAVNYALPLAIVFGMIVSKFSMIRSNELICMYAAGISKTQLLKPLFVCAMALTTVYISLNFTPFVYAYEYRSHLLKNHNIAPISSDLFLKYETRYVYITTLDPIKQEAQGIKIFDVEGTRLKSVMEAKRGVFQRNEWYLEDVTLTQKPTVESLESPGLNVTTMPHAKALQGFKPKIIENAHQGGIALTIVDALDALHFFSAQGIDTKGVKTSLYTMVLFPLFAPLMVVILYFFLPASARFFNLALLSFMFVIATLSTWGLLFVLSKFSTTGVILPELGIALPIAVMAGIALSLFYQHR encoded by the coding sequence ATGACAAAACTCTACCAGCGTTACGTAGGAATGGTGTATTTAAAAAATGTCGTTGTCATTTTTGTGGGATTGGTGTTTTTTTACGCGGGAGTAGATTTAATCACCAATGTGAAAGATCTCCCCGATTCGGCAAATCTCCAACTTTTGTATGTGGCTTTAAATGCTTTAACAGCGGTTAATTATGCTTTGCCTTTGGCGATTGTCTTTGGGATGATTGTGTCAAAATTTTCCATGATTCGCTCCAATGAACTTATCTGTATGTACGCTGCTGGTATCTCCAAAACACAACTTCTTAAACCGCTATTTGTGTGCGCTATGGCACTAACAACTGTGTATATTAGCCTTAATTTTACCCCTTTTGTCTACGCCTATGAGTACCGTAGTCATTTGCTTAAAAACCACAACATCGCTCCTATTTCATCAGACTTATTTTTAAAATACGAAACCCGCTATGTGTATATTACCACCCTTGACCCCATCAAGCAAGAGGCCCAAGGGATTAAAATATTTGATGTGGAAGGGACGCGGTTAAAAAGTGTCATGGAGGCAAAGCGAGGTGTTTTTCAGCGTAATGAATGGTACCTTGAGGATGTAACGCTCACCCAAAAACCCACTGTAGAGTCTTTGGAAAGTCCAGGCCTTAATGTCACCACGATGCCACATGCAAAGGCACTTCAGGGGTTTAAGCCAAAAATTATTGAAAATGCCCACCAAGGCGGCATTGCGCTAACCATTGTTGACGCCTTGGATGCTTTGCATTTTTTTTCTGCCCAAGGCATTGATACAAAGGGTGTTAAAACATCCCTTTATACTATGGTTCTTTTTCCGCTGTTTGCGCCTCTTATGGTGGTTATTTTATACTTCTTTTTGCCCGCTTCTGCGCGCTTTTTTAACTTGGCATTGTTGAGCTTTATGTTTGTGATTGCCACATTGAGCACTTGGGGACTTTTGTTTGTGTTGAGTAAATTTTCTACCACAGGGGTGATTTTGCCTGAACTTGGTATTGCTCTTCCTATCGCAGTTATGGCTGGTATTGCTTTATCCCTGTTTTATCAACACCGCTAA
- the lysA gene encoding diaminopimelate decarboxylase, which translates to MQFEALAQQYKTPLYVYDFDGITSQYEALKNAFKARKSLICYAVKANSNLSVIRHLAQLGSGCDCVSIGEVKRALKAGVPPYKIIFSGVGKRDEEIKEALECGILMLNLESEAEMYRVETIATSLGEVARISIRVNPNIDPKTHPYISTGLHENKFGVDLDTAKRLYIHAKHSAALDPVGIHFHIGSQITELEPFYEAAKVVSDLVRNLKALDIELKFFDVGGGLGIKYSEEETINPYNYAQVILNTLKGLDVTLVCEPGRFLVGNCGYFLTRVLYEKTNAGKRFVVVDGAMNDLIRPSLYQAYHHVELLDGKGEETPADIVGPVCESGDFFAKNIMLPLTQHNDVLVIHSAGAYGFTMSSNYNTRGRAAEVAVEAGQSRLIRVREDFETMIALEEACL; encoded by the coding sequence ATGCAGTTTGAGGCGTTAGCGCAACAGTACAAAACCCCCCTTTATGTTTACGATTTTGATGGGATTACTTCCCAGTATGAAGCACTTAAGAATGCCTTTAAAGCCCGCAAATCTCTTATCTGCTATGCCGTAAAAGCCAACTCCAATCTATCAGTCATTCGCCATCTAGCCCAGCTTGGCTCAGGGTGCGATTGCGTGTCAATCGGCGAAGTAAAGCGCGCCTTAAAAGCAGGTGTGCCTCCTTATAAAATTATTTTTAGCGGAGTTGGAAAAAGAGACGAAGAGATTAAAGAGGCCCTTGAATGCGGTATTTTAATGCTTAATCTTGAAAGCGAAGCAGAGATGTATCGCGTCGAAACCATTGCTACGTCTCTTGGCGAAGTGGCGCGCATTAGTATTCGTGTAAATCCCAACATTGACCCCAAGACCCACCCTTACATCTCCACGGGCCTCCATGAAAACAAGTTTGGCGTAGACCTCGATACGGCCAAGCGGCTTTATATTCACGCAAAACACTCTGCCGCGCTAGATCCCGTGGGCATTCATTTTCATATTGGCAGTCAAATTACAGAATTGGAACCTTTTTACGAAGCCGCCAAGGTGGTTTCAGACTTGGTGCGCAACCTCAAAGCCCTTGATATTGAGTTGAAATTTTTTGATGTAGGTGGCGGACTTGGAATTAAATACAGTGAAGAAGAGACCATCAATCCCTACAACTACGCGCAGGTTATTTTAAATACACTTAAGGGCCTTGATGTCACCTTGGTGTGTGAACCTGGGCGCTTTTTGGTAGGAAATTGCGGCTATTTTTTAACCCGTGTGTTGTACGAAAAGACAAACGCAGGGAAGCGCTTTGTAGTAGTGGATGGTGCCATGAACGACTTAATTCGCCCCAGTCTTTATCAAGCATACCACCATGTAGAGTTGCTTGATGGAAAAGGAGAGGAAACGCCTGCAGACATCGTTGGTCCTGTGTGTGAAAGCGGCGATTTTTTTGCGAAAAATATTATGCTCCCTTTAACCCAACATAATGATGTGTTGGTGATTCACAGTGCAGGGGCCTATGGGTTTACTATGAGCAGTAACTACAATACCAGAGGACGTGCAGCAGAAGTGGCAGTTGAAGCAGGACAAAGCCGACTGATTCGAGTACGAGAAGATTTTGAAACGATGATTGCCCTGGAAGAAGCATGCCTGTAG
- a CDS encoding HAD-IIA family hydrolase translates to MPVGYLVDVQGTLLSDADKSPLPGAHAFIEHLNASKTPYCVITNNTKEKSEDFLTLLHQKGLHVKHYLDPFMVLDSVIGTKEVLVFGPQPFEKVLTCKGYNTQPKAPKAMLIASDTAFDAPVFATMIEAALSGVRIVGMHGTSVYAKNGRKYPGVGAILAMLSYATSREATVVGKPSPAFYEAALACLKTQDKTLSWKNIRIVSDDAKGDLLGAKALGMHTTLVLSGKCQSSEEIAPIRGDIDAVHPTLLDVLEEIV, encoded by the coding sequence ATGCCTGTAGGGTACTTGGTGGATGTGCAAGGCACCTTGCTAAGCGATGCAGATAAATCTCCATTGCCTGGAGCACACGCTTTTATTGAGCACTTAAACGCTTCAAAAACTCCTTATTGTGTGATTACAAACAACACCAAAGAAAAGAGTGAAGATTTTTTAACCCTCTTGCATCAAAAAGGTTTACATGTAAAGCATTACTTGGATCCTTTTATGGTGCTTGATAGCGTCATTGGCACAAAAGAAGTTTTGGTTTTTGGGCCTCAGCCCTTTGAGAAAGTGCTTACATGTAAAGGCTACAACACTCAGCCTAAAGCACCCAAAGCCATGCTCATTGCTAGCGATACAGCCTTCGATGCGCCTGTGTTTGCTACTATGATTGAAGCTGCTTTGAGCGGGGTTCGGATTGTAGGGATGCACGGAACGAGCGTCTACGCAAAAAATGGACGTAAATACCCCGGCGTAGGGGCAATCCTAGCGATGCTCTCCTATGCCACAAGCCGTGAGGCCACGGTGGTTGGCAAGCCAAGCCCTGCTTTTTATGAAGCTGCGCTTGCTTGTTTAAAAACGCAAGATAAAACCCTCTCGTGGAAAAATATTCGTATTGTTAGTGACGATGCTAAGGGTGACTTGCTAGGTGCTAAAGCTCTAGGAATGCACACAACACTTGTGTTGAGTGGAAAATGTCAAAGTAGTGAAGAAATTGCTCCCATCAGAGGAGATATTGACGCGGTGCACCCAACACTGTTAGATGTTTTGGAGGAGATAGTGTGA